One window of the Bradyrhizobium sp. NP1 genome contains the following:
- the gcl gene encoding glyoxylate carboligase — translation MAKMRAVDAAVRILEREGVACAFGVPGAAINPLYSALKARGSIRHILARHVEGASHMAEGFTRAKAGNIGVCIGTSGPAGTDMITGLYSAIADSIPILCITGQAPRARLYKEDFQAVDIEAIAKPVTKWAVTVREPALVPRVFSQAFHVMRSGRPGPVLIDLPLDVQLAEIEFDDETYAPLPVYKPAATLKQVEKAMAMLNAAERPLIVAGGGVINADASDLLVAFAETVNVPVIPTLMGWGAIPDDHPLMAGMAGLQTSHRYGNANFLQSDFVLGIGNRWANRHTGSIETYTKGRTFVHVDIEPTQIGRVFNPDLGIASDAKAALELFLAVAREWRKAGKLKPRQAWPAACQERKRAMLRKSLFDDIPIKPQRVYHEMNKAFGDDTCYVTVIGLSQIAGAQFLRVQKPRHWINAGQAGPLGWTLPAALGVRAADPEREIVALSGDYDFQFLIEELAVGAQFNLPYIHVVVNNSYLGLIRQAQRGFDMDYQVQLSFDNVNAPELGGYGVDHVAVAEGLGCKAIRVVDPHDAPAAFATARQWMAQYRVPVVVEFILERVTNIAMGSEIDNVVEFEEVLDLPLDEAPTPQGEMVPA, via the coding sequence ATGGCGAAGATGCGGGCGGTCGATGCGGCGGTGCGGATTCTCGAGCGGGAAGGTGTCGCGTGCGCCTTCGGCGTGCCCGGTGCGGCGATCAATCCGCTCTATTCCGCGCTGAAAGCGCGGGGCTCGATCCGCCACATCCTGGCGCGCCATGTCGAGGGCGCCTCCCATATGGCGGAAGGCTTTACCCGCGCGAAAGCCGGCAATATCGGGGTCTGCATCGGCACCTCGGGACCGGCCGGCACCGACATGATCACCGGGCTCTACTCGGCGATCGCCGACTCCATCCCGATCCTCTGTATCACCGGGCAAGCGCCGCGCGCTCGTCTCTACAAGGAGGATTTCCAGGCCGTCGACATCGAGGCGATCGCGAAGCCCGTGACCAAATGGGCGGTGACGGTGCGCGAGCCCGCGCTGGTGCCCCGCGTGTTTAGCCAGGCGTTCCACGTGATGCGCTCGGGAAGGCCCGGCCCGGTGCTGATCGACCTGCCGCTCGACGTGCAGCTGGCCGAAATCGAGTTCGACGACGAAACCTACGCGCCGCTGCCGGTCTACAAGCCTGCGGCGACGTTGAAGCAGGTCGAAAAGGCGATGGCGATGCTCAACGCAGCCGAGCGCCCGCTGATCGTTGCCGGCGGCGGCGTCATCAATGCTGACGCGTCCGACCTTTTGGTCGCCTTCGCCGAAACCGTGAACGTGCCCGTGATCCCGACGCTGATGGGCTGGGGCGCCATCCCCGATGACCATCCGCTGATGGCGGGCATGGCAGGCTTGCAGACCAGCCACCGCTACGGCAACGCCAATTTCCTGCAATCCGACTTCGTGCTCGGGATCGGCAACCGCTGGGCCAACCGGCATACCGGCTCGATCGAGACCTACACCAAGGGCAGGACCTTCGTGCATGTCGACATCGAGCCGACGCAGATTGGCCGTGTGTTCAATCCCGATCTCGGCATCGCGTCGGATGCGAAGGCGGCGCTCGAACTGTTCCTCGCGGTGGCGCGGGAGTGGCGCAAGGCAGGCAAGCTCAAGCCGCGCCAGGCGTGGCCGGCCGCCTGCCAGGAGCGCAAGCGCGCAATGCTGCGCAAAAGCCTGTTCGACGATATCCCGATCAAGCCGCAGCGGGTCTATCACGAGATGAACAAGGCGTTCGGCGACGATACCTGCTACGTCACGGTGATCGGACTGTCGCAGATCGCCGGCGCCCAGTTCCTTCGCGTCCAGAAGCCGCGCCACTGGATCAATGCCGGGCAGGCGGGGCCGCTCGGCTGGACGCTGCCGGCGGCGCTCGGCGTGCGCGCGGCCGATCCGGAGCGGGAGATCGTCGCGCTCTCCGGCGACTACGACTTCCAGTTCCTGATCGAGGAGCTCGCGGTCGGCGCGCAGTTCAATCTCCCTTACATTCATGTGGTCGTGAACAATTCCTATCTCGGCCTGATCCGCCAGGCCCAGCGCGGCTTCGACATGGACTATCAGGTCCAGTTGTCGTTCGACAACGTCAACGCGCCCGAGCTTGGCGGTTACGGCGTCGATCATGTCGCGGTCGCCGAAGGCCTCGGCTGCAAGGCGATCCGTGTCGTCGATCCCCACGATGCGCCGGCCGCGTTTGCGACTGCGCGCCAATGGATGGCGCAGTACCGCGTGCCCGTCGTGGTCGAGTTCATCCTCGAGCGCGTCACCAATATCGCGATGGGCAGCGAGATCGACAACGTCGTCGAGTTCGAGGAGGTCCTCGATCTGCCGCTCGACGAAGCCCCGACGCCCCAGGGCGAAATGGTCCCGGCGTGA
- the hyi gene encoding hydroxypyruvate isomerase, giving the protein MPKFAANLTMLFSELPFLDRFAAAKASGFAGVEYLFPYEFEKAELREQLQRHGLTQVLHNLPAGNWAAGERGIAIMPDRVEEFRDGVARAIDYARALECRQLNCLVGIAPDDCDVFELNEVLVGNLRFAADALARERIRLLIEPINTIDIPGFFLSRTEQAAQIIGEVRSSNLFIQYDIYHMQVMEGDIARSLNRHLARIAHVQLADNPGRNEPGTGEINYPFLFRHLDSLGYGGWVGCEYKPRTTTVDGLGWYAALTRDT; this is encoded by the coding sequence ATGCCGAAATTTGCCGCCAATCTCACCATGCTGTTTTCGGAGCTGCCGTTTCTCGATCGGTTCGCGGCGGCCAAGGCTTCCGGCTTTGCCGGCGTCGAATATCTCTTCCCCTACGAGTTCGAGAAGGCCGAGCTGCGCGAACAATTGCAGCGTCACGGACTAACTCAGGTGCTGCACAACCTGCCGGCGGGCAACTGGGCCGCCGGCGAGCGCGGCATCGCGATCATGCCTGATCGGGTCGAGGAGTTCCGTGACGGCGTGGCGCGCGCCATCGACTATGCGAGGGCGCTGGAATGCCGCCAGCTCAACTGCCTGGTTGGGATCGCGCCTGACGATTGCGATGTGTTCGAGCTCAACGAGGTGCTGGTCGGCAATCTGCGCTTTGCCGCGGACGCACTGGCAAGGGAGCGGATCCGGCTGCTGATCGAGCCGATCAACACGATCGACATACCCGGCTTCTTCCTGAGCCGGACCGAGCAGGCGGCGCAGATCATCGGCGAGGTCAGATCCAGCAACCTGTTCATTCAATATGACATCTACCACATGCAGGTGATGGAGGGCGATATCGCGCGCAGCCTGAACAGGCATCTCGCGCGCATCGCTCATGTGCAGCTTGCCGACAATCCCGGCCGCAATGAGCCGGGCACCGGCGAAATCAACTATCCGTTCCTGTTCCGTCATCTCGATTCGCTCGGCTATGGCGGCTGGGTCGGATGCGAATACAAGCCGCGAACGACGACGGTCGACGGCCTTGGCTGGTACGCGGCGCTGACGCGCGACACTTGA
- a CDS encoding 2-hydroxy-3-oxopropionate reductase yields MIDIGFIGLGTMGRPMAGHLQAAGHRLFLHDTGPIAPELVAGGGVACRSGREVAEESDVVILMVPDTPHVEAALFGPNGVAEGISKGKIVVDMSSISPLATKAFAKRIEALGADYLDAPVSGGEVGAKAASLTIMAGGSQRAFDRVQPIFEKMGKNITLVGGPGDGQTTKVANQIIVALTIEAVGEALLFASRAGADPALVRKALMGGFASSRILEVHGERMVKRNFDPGFRIELHQKDLSLALDGARALGLSLPSTAVAQQLFSSCVAHGGRNWDHSAMVRALEMMADHEISAASDSEREPQRSRMRQG; encoded by the coding sequence ATGATCGATATCGGCTTTATCGGCCTCGGCACCATGGGACGCCCGATGGCGGGCCATCTGCAGGCGGCGGGCCATCGACTCTTTCTGCACGACACCGGCCCGATCGCGCCGGAGCTGGTTGCAGGCGGTGGCGTCGCCTGCCGCTCGGGCCGGGAGGTTGCCGAAGAATCCGATGTCGTCATTCTCATGGTGCCTGACACGCCGCATGTGGAAGCGGCCCTGTTCGGACCGAACGGCGTCGCCGAAGGCATTTCGAAAGGCAAGATCGTCGTCGACATGAGCTCGATCTCGCCGCTCGCGACCAAGGCGTTTGCAAAGCGGATCGAGGCGCTCGGCGCCGATTATCTGGACGCGCCGGTTTCCGGCGGCGAGGTGGGAGCGAAAGCGGCCAGCCTGACCATCATGGCCGGCGGATCGCAGCGCGCCTTTGATCGGGTGCAGCCGATCTTCGAGAAGATGGGGAAGAACATCACGCTGGTCGGCGGGCCCGGCGACGGGCAGACCACCAAGGTTGCCAACCAGATCATTGTGGCGCTGACCATCGAGGCGGTTGGCGAGGCGCTCTTGTTTGCGTCACGGGCCGGTGCTGATCCCGCGCTGGTGCGCAAGGCGCTGATGGGCGGCTTTGCGTCGTCGCGCATTCTCGAGGTGCATGGCGAGCGCATGGTGAAGCGGAATTTCGATCCGGGCTTTCGCATCGAGTTGCACCAGAAGGATCTCAGCCTGGCGCTCGACGGCGCACGCGCGCTTGGACTGTCGCTACCGAGCACGGCGGTTGCGCAACAGCTGTTCAGCTCATGCGTTGCCCATGGCGGACGCAATTGGGACCATTCGGCGATGGTGCGGGCGCTGGAAATGATGGCCGATCACGAGATCAGCGCCGCGAGCGATTCCGAGCGCGAGCCGCAGCGGAGCCGCATGCGGCAGGGATGA
- a CDS encoding VanZ family protein: MNLFLRLSAWLLAAAVTFATLGPASLRPHSPLGQDGEHALAFVLVGIAFGLAYRRHRFNVSLIAVVVIGILELLQLWAPGRHARLEDFVVDALAASAGFVVAAGLDWSMDRWRQSRAAS; encoded by the coding sequence ATGAACCTGTTCCTGCGTCTTTCCGCCTGGCTGCTCGCGGCCGCCGTCACCTTCGCAACCCTCGGTCCCGCGAGCCTTCGGCCGCATTCGCCGCTGGGCCAGGACGGCGAGCACGCGCTTGCCTTCGTCCTGGTCGGGATCGCCTTCGGCCTTGCCTATCGGCGACACCGCTTCAACGTGTCGCTGATCGCGGTCGTGGTGATCGGCATCCTCGAGCTCCTGCAGCTGTGGGCACCGGGCCGCCACGCGCGGCTGGAAGATTTCGTCGTCGATGCGCTTGCCGCCTCCGCCGGCTTCGTCGTCGCCGCCGGACTGGACTGGAGCATGGACCGCTGGCGTCAATCGCGCGCCGCATCGTAA
- a CDS encoding thiamine pyrophosphate-dependent enzyme: MSTNGTNRNTKVMNRFDLTSRLVARLKSEEAVIGGIGNTNFDLWAAGHRPQNFYMLGSMGLAFPIALGVALAQPTRRVVALEGDGSLLMQLGSLSTIATLAPENLTLIVMDNGIYQITGGQPTPAAAAADIVAIAAGSGLADSAWAADEEDFERLVERSLSTAGPSLIAVRIDDKPGVGTTRRDPVQIRERFMLGLGVRQPL, translated from the coding sequence ATGAGCACGAACGGCACCAATCGCAACACCAAGGTGATGAACCGTTTCGACCTCACCTCGCGCCTCGTCGCCAGGTTGAAGAGCGAGGAAGCTGTGATCGGCGGCATCGGCAACACCAATTTCGACCTGTGGGCGGCCGGTCACCGCCCGCAGAATTTCTACATGCTGGGCAGCATGGGGCTTGCGTTTCCGATCGCACTCGGCGTGGCGCTGGCGCAGCCGACACGGCGCGTGGTCGCGCTCGAAGGCGACGGCTCGCTGTTGATGCAGCTCGGATCGCTTTCGACCATCGCGACGCTGGCGCCGGAAAACCTCACCCTGATCGTGATGGACAACGGCATCTACCAGATCACCGGCGGCCAGCCGACGCCGGCCGCGGCGGCGGCGGACATTGTCGCGATCGCCGCCGGAAGCGGCCTTGCCGACAGCGCCTGGGCCGCGGACGAGGAGGATTTCGAGCGCCTGGTCGAGCGGTCGCTGTCGACGGCGGGCCCGAGCCTGATCGCGGTGCGGATCGACGACAAGCCGGGGGTCGGAACCACGCGCCGGGACCCCGTCCAGATCAGGGAACGCTTCATGCTGGGGCTCGGGGTGCGACAACCTCTCTGA
- a CDS encoding thiamine pyrophosphate-binding protein, which yields MAVAGAPTSPEASREPNPNPASEQSWHAIVLRTLKRNEVRLVPYVPDRVLTPLIKSLHADSHFTTFATAREEEAVGIVSGAWMGGVRGAVLMQTSGFATLANVLASLAIPYQIPLIMIVSERGTLGEFNYGQSLVCRTMRPVLDSLAMEHHTITRLDELEFIADRSIKQAVTTQAPVALILSPLLTGGKVFDK from the coding sequence ATGGCGGTCGCCGGGGCACCCACCTCGCCCGAAGCCTCTCGGGAGCCAAATCCGAACCCGGCTTCGGAGCAGAGCTGGCACGCAATCGTGCTGCGGACGCTCAAGCGCAACGAGGTCAGGCTCGTTCCCTACGTCCCCGACCGCGTGCTGACGCCCCTGATCAAGAGCCTGCACGCGGATTCCCATTTCACGACGTTCGCGACCGCGCGCGAGGAGGAAGCCGTCGGCATCGTCTCCGGCGCCTGGATGGGCGGCGTGCGCGGCGCCGTGCTGATGCAGACATCGGGCTTTGCGACGCTCGCCAATGTGCTGGCTTCGCTCGCGATACCCTACCAGATCCCGCTGATCATGATCGTCTCCGAGCGCGGCACGCTCGGCGAGTTCAACTACGGCCAGTCGCTGGTGTGCCGGACCATGCGGCCCGTGCTGGACTCGCTGGCGATGGAGCATCACACCATCACCCGGCTCGACGAGCTCGAATTCATCGCCGACCGCTCGATCAAGCAGGCCGTCACCACGCAGGCGCCGGTGGCGCTGATCCTCTCGCCACTTCTCACCGGCGGCAAGGTGTTCGACAAGTGA
- a CDS encoding tripartite tricarboxylate transporter substrate binding protein, translating to MGRWLLAAVVAAMMLAGPSTASAQAFPSRPVHIFVPYAAGGGVDILARTLADVVSRQWGQTVVVENRPGAGGVVASQALASSPPDGYALIVVASGHATNAFLYPKLPYDTFRDFTPIALLASSPNILLVRADSPFRTVADVIAQAKAKPGSLSFAHAGTGTSTHLAGELLKSLARIDIEAIPYKGGAPAINDLLGGQIPMSFNNGPESVGQLHAGTVRALAVTTAARAPFLPDVPSMSETVPGYDTEVWWGLLAPAGMASDLVAKLSHDFVAALATEAVKERLSKLGAQPIGSSPQAFDAKIHADYEKWGPIIKAAGIKAE from the coding sequence ATGGGCAGGTGGTTGTTGGCCGCCGTTGTGGCCGCGATGATGCTGGCCGGCCCGTCAACCGCATCCGCGCAAGCCTTTCCGTCCAGGCCGGTGCATATCTTCGTGCCTTATGCCGCCGGCGGTGGCGTCGATATTCTGGCGCGAACGCTCGCCGACGTGGTGTCGCGGCAGTGGGGCCAGACCGTCGTGGTCGAGAACCGGCCGGGAGCGGGTGGGGTGGTTGCCTCGCAGGCGCTGGCCTCGTCGCCGCCGGACGGCTATGCGCTGATCGTGGTCGCCTCGGGTCACGCCACTAACGCCTTCCTTTATCCTAAGCTGCCCTACGACACCTTCAGGGACTTCACGCCGATCGCGCTGCTCGCTTCGTCGCCGAACATCCTGCTGGTGCGTGCCGACTCCCCGTTCAGGACGGTTGCCGACGTGATCGCGCAGGCGAAAGCGAAGCCCGGCAGCCTGTCCTTTGCGCATGCGGGCACGGGCACCTCGACCCATCTCGCCGGCGAGCTGTTGAAGAGCCTGGCCAGGATCGACATCGAGGCGATTCCTTATAAAGGCGGCGCGCCCGCGATCAACGATCTCCTGGGCGGGCAGATTCCGATGTCGTTCAACAACGGCCCTGAATCGGTCGGACAGCTCCACGCCGGCACGGTGCGTGCGCTCGCGGTTACGACCGCGGCGCGGGCGCCGTTCCTGCCCGACGTGCCGAGCATGAGCGAGACCGTGCCGGGCTATGACACCGAGGTGTGGTGGGGCTTGCTGGCGCCGGCCGGCATGGCGAGCGATCTCGTCGCAAAGCTGTCGCATGATTTTGTTGCCGCTCTTGCCACCGAGGCCGTGAAGGAACGGCTCAGCAAGCTCGGTGCGCAGCCGATCGGCAGCTCGCCGCAGGCTTTCGACGCCAAGATCCATGCCGACTATGAGAAATGGGGCCCGATCATCAAGGCCGCCGGCATCAAGGCTGAATGA
- a CDS encoding hydroxyacid dehydrogenase, translated as MSVNNKRVFYVKYLAHPIYEKILRARADVRLDRLENESPDDVSAPVLAAAHAYQIGAARDELARHFHVDADLLRRAPNLLIVSSNGAGYDPVDVEACTAAGVLVVNQSGGNANSVAEHALAMMLTLSKRIIGADRALRREHNVDRNALIGNEVSGKTVGIIGLGNVGRRIAELCRGLLRMNVLAYDPYLSATEMATRGGEKVELDDLLRRSDFVSISCPLTKESRGMISARQFALMQPHAFLVTTARGFIHDEAALYEALRDRRIAGAGLDVWSKEPPPPDHPLLQFDNVLASPHTAGVTREARENMGRIAAEQILDALDGKRPPRVVNPEVWPDFSRRFERAFGVKPG; from the coding sequence ATGTCCGTCAACAACAAGCGTGTGTTCTATGTCAAATATCTCGCGCATCCGATCTATGAGAAGATCCTGAGAGCCCGCGCCGACGTGCGGCTCGACCGGCTAGAGAACGAAAGTCCCGACGATGTCTCTGCGCCCGTTCTCGCGGCCGCGCATGCCTATCAGATCGGGGCGGCGCGCGACGAACTCGCCCGCCATTTCCATGTCGATGCCGACCTGTTGCGGCGTGCGCCGAACCTCCTGATCGTCTCCAGCAATGGCGCCGGCTACGATCCCGTCGATGTCGAGGCCTGCACCGCGGCCGGCGTGCTCGTCGTCAACCAGTCGGGCGGCAACGCCAACTCGGTCGCCGAGCATGCGCTGGCGATGATGCTCACGCTGTCGAAGCGGATCATCGGGGCGGATCGTGCGCTGCGCCGCGAGCACAATGTCGATCGCAACGCGCTGATCGGCAATGAGGTGTCGGGCAAGACCGTTGGCATCATCGGGCTCGGCAATGTCGGCCGCCGCATCGCCGAGCTCTGCCGCGGCCTGTTGCGCATGAACGTGCTCGCTTACGATCCCTATCTCTCCGCAACCGAGATGGCGACGCGCGGCGGCGAGAAGGTCGAGCTCGACGATCTCCTGCGCCGCTCCGATTTCGTGTCAATCAGTTGCCCCCTGACCAAGGAGAGCCGCGGCATGATCAGCGCGCGCCAGTTTGCGCTGATGCAGCCGCACGCCTTCCTTGTCACCACCGCGCGCGGCTTCATCCACGACGAAGCGGCGCTGTACGAAGCCTTGCGCGACAGGCGGATTGCCGGCGCCGGCCTCGACGTCTGGTCCAAGGAGCCGCCGCCGCCGGATCATCCGCTGCTGCAATTCGACAATGTGCTGGCGAGCCCGCATACCGCCGGCGTTACCCGCGAGGCGCGCGAGAATATGGGCCGGATTGCGGCCGAGCAGATCCTTGACGCGCTCGATGGCAAGCGGCCGCCGCGCGTCGTCAATCCGGAGGTCTGGCCGGATTTTTCCCGGCGGTTCGAGCGCGCCTTCGGCGTCAAGCCGGGCTAG
- a CDS encoding DUF892 family protein, with translation MYVAELQELVSVEQMLGQALSRMAEIASHPSLKDAFERHQRETVAQDQRLRAILEKHGVDHEAHTDQAMQALIQETAKMVAILQGDDLRDAGLLASAQKLEHYEIAAYGSAAALAGQLDLRDDQRMLHDSLEEEKRADATLTALAKGEINQDALAA, from the coding sequence ATGTACGTCGCCGAGCTGCAGGAACTCGTCAGTGTGGAGCAAATGCTCGGCCAGGCGCTGAGCCGGATGGCCGAGATCGCCTCGCACCCGTCGCTGAAGGATGCGTTCGAACGGCATCAGCGCGAAACAGTTGCGCAGGACCAACGGCTGCGCGCGATCCTGGAGAAGCATGGGGTGGATCACGAAGCGCATACGGACCAGGCCATGCAGGCGCTGATTCAGGAGACCGCCAAGATGGTCGCGATCCTGCAAGGTGACGATCTGCGCGACGCCGGCCTGCTCGCTTCGGCGCAAAAGCTCGAACATTACGAGATCGCCGCCTATGGCAGCGCCGCGGCGCTCGCCGGCCAGCTCGACCTGCGCGACGACCAGCGCATGCTGCACGACAGCCTGGAGGAGGAGAAGCGAGCCGATGCGACGCTGACCGCGCTTGCCAAGGGCGAGATCAATCAGGACGCGCTCGCCGCCTAG
- a CDS encoding transporter substrate-binding domain-containing protein produces MLNHPQATSAPWRIGVLFSRTGFMSVIEETQYQGTQLAIEEINAAGGICGRELVPVAYDPGSDSIAYGHFAKRLMIEDDVNAIFGCYTSSSRKAVLPVVERLNGLLWYPTLYEGFEASPNVIYTGASPNQNSLSLCRYLMDNYGGRFYFVGSDYIYPRESNRVMRELLTANGGSVVGERYVSVHARWQDFLPIVQDIRRVKPDVVFSTVVGDSTVYLYQAYANVGLDPKMMPIASLTTTEAEIAAMGHDVGEGHITAASYFQGIEGHANDCFVSRYKKRFGNDVSTNMCAEASYFQMYLFARALEQANTLDTEVLRAMVLGISFDAPQGAVTVDPMSGHTDLWTRIGRANRKGQFDIINESREAVHADPFLIGYGRAAGYAG; encoded by the coding sequence ATGCTGAACCACCCGCAGGCGACATCGGCCCCGTGGCGCATCGGAGTGCTGTTTTCCCGCACCGGCTTCATGTCGGTGATCGAGGAAACCCAGTACCAGGGCACGCAGCTTGCGATCGAGGAAATCAACGCGGCCGGCGGCATCTGTGGCCGCGAGCTGGTGCCGGTGGCCTACGATCCGGGCTCCGACTCCATCGCCTACGGCCATTTCGCCAAGCGGCTGATGATCGAGGATGACGTCAATGCCATCTTCGGCTGCTATACCTCGTCGAGCCGCAAGGCCGTGCTGCCGGTGGTGGAGCGGCTGAACGGGCTATTGTGGTACCCGACGCTCTATGAAGGCTTCGAGGCTTCGCCGAACGTCATCTATACCGGCGCTTCGCCCAACCAGAACAGCCTGTCGCTATGCCGCTATCTGATGGACAATTATGGCGGGCGGTTCTATTTCGTCGGCTCGGACTACATCTATCCCCGCGAATCCAACCGCGTGATGCGCGAGCTGCTCACCGCCAATGGCGGCTCCGTGGTCGGCGAACGCTATGTCAGCGTCCACGCCCGCTGGCAGGATTTTCTGCCGATCGTGCAGGATATTCGCCGCGTCAAGCCCGACGTGGTCTTCTCCACCGTGGTCGGCGACAGCACGGTCTATCTCTACCAGGCCTACGCCAATGTCGGCCTCGATCCCAAGATGATGCCGATCGCGAGCCTCACCACGACGGAGGCGGAAATCGCGGCGATGGGACATGATGTCGGCGAAGGGCACATCACCGCCGCATCCTATTTCCAGGGCATCGAAGGCCACGCCAACGACTGCTTCGTCAGCCGCTACAAGAAGCGTTTCGGCAACGACGTCTCGACCAACATGTGCGCCGAGGCGTCCTACTTCCAGATGTACCTGTTCGCCCGCGCGCTGGAGCAGGCCAACACGCTTGACACCGAAGTGTTGCGCGCCATGGTGCTCGGCATCAGCTTCGACGCCCCGCAGGGGGCCGTTACTGTCGATCCGATGTCGGGCCACACCGACCTGTGGACCCGGATCGGACGCGCCAATCGCAAGGGTCAGTTCGACATCATCAATGAATCCAGGGAAGCGGTGCACGCCGATCCGTTCCTCATCGGCTACGGACGCGCGGCCGGGTATGCGGGGTAA
- a CDS encoding ANTAR domain-containing protein, with translation MTDILRKPASNREPVGRKSMVQELADLTAVVVAPGDDQTSFLLRELQRFRMRARQIWPMPETVPGDADVVYCEYSADLARRLPWIPGDARSALVVIVPPNDPIQADALANATPDAVLARPFTTNAVLSSLVLARSQFGYERRLRSKIERLDENLRSIRTVERAKAILMATRRMPETEAYGFIRRQAMDRRVSASAVAAAIVDSFELLGYDNQH, from the coding sequence ATGACCGATATTTTGCGCAAGCCAGCCAGTAACCGCGAGCCGGTCGGCCGCAAGTCGATGGTGCAGGAACTCGCGGATTTGACCGCGGTTGTCGTCGCGCCGGGCGACGACCAGACCAGCTTCCTGCTGCGTGAGCTGCAGCGCTTCAGGATGCGGGCACGCCAGATCTGGCCGATGCCGGAAACCGTGCCCGGCGATGCCGACGTGGTCTATTGCGAATATAGCGCCGATCTCGCGCGACGGCTGCCGTGGATCCCGGGCGATGCGCGCTCCGCGCTCGTCGTCATCGTTCCGCCCAACGATCCGATCCAGGCCGATGCGCTGGCGAACGCGACGCCGGATGCGGTGCTGGCGCGCCCGTTCACGACGAATGCGGTGCTTTCGAGCCTGGTGCTGGCGCGCAGCCAGTTCGGCTATGAGCGGCGTCTGCGCAGCAAGATCGAGCGGCTCGACGAGAACCTTCGCTCGATCCGCACGGTGGAACGCGCCAAGGCAATCCTGATGGCGACGCGGCGAATGCCTGAAACGGAAGCCTATGGCTTCATTCGTCGGCAGGCGATGGATCGTCGCGTGTCCGCGAGCGCTGTTGCGGCGGCGATCGTTGACTCGTTCGAACTGCTTGGCTATGATAACCAACACTAA
- a CDS encoding transporter substrate-binding domain-containing protein, producing MKSAAALGAFGGAGFPHIWIKNADLARAANGEIKVGVLFSLTGTTAIIEESLNKATLLAIEEINAAGGIKGAKIVPIVEDPASDPATFSEKARKLVVGDKCVSVFGSYTSASRKAVLPVFERQNNLYWYPTLYEGRECSKNVIYTGAVPNQQQDEFVPWLIKKFGKKFYLIGSNYIYPKEENNYCKKLLEKYGGEVVAEEYVPLGHSEFSSVINKIRSTQPNVIFSTVVGDSVVALHRQYRAAGLDPEKMPMASLTTSENEVAAMGGEAAAGHFTSAPYFMVYKSPENEKFVEAYKKRWGADKVTHFVSEACYFQTYLFKQAVEKLATSDLTPPTIRDAVKGQETIAPQGKVRLEPENLHTWLWPKIAQAKSNGQFEILVEAKEWLKPVPYAAYPGQVCTDKGLVEKS from the coding sequence ATGAAAAGCGCGGCAGCACTGGGGGCATTCGGAGGGGCGGGCTTCCCGCACATCTGGATCAAGAATGCGGATCTGGCGCGGGCGGCCAATGGAGAGATCAAGGTCGGCGTATTGTTCTCGCTGACAGGCACCACCGCGATCATCGAGGAATCGCTGAACAAGGCGACGCTGCTCGCGATCGAGGAAATCAACGCGGCTGGCGGCATCAAGGGCGCCAAGATCGTGCCGATCGTCGAGGATCCGGCATCCGATCCCGCGACCTTCTCGGAAAAGGCGCGCAAGCTCGTGGTCGGCGACAAATGCGTCAGCGTGTTCGGCTCCTACACGTCGGCAAGCCGCAAGGCCGTGCTGCCGGTGTTCGAGCGGCAGAACAATCTCTACTGGTACCCGACGCTCTACGAGGGGCGCGAATGCTCGAAGAACGTCATCTATACCGGCGCGGTGCCGAACCAGCAGCAGGATGAATTCGTTCCCTGGCTGATCAAGAAGTTCGGCAAGAAATTCTACCTGATCGGCTCCAACTACATCTACCCGAAGGAAGAGAACAATTACTGCAAGAAGCTGCTGGAGAAATACGGCGGCGAGGTTGTCGCGGAAGAATATGTGCCGCTCGGCCATTCCGAGTTTTCATCGGTCATCAACAAGATCCGCTCGACGCAGCCGAACGTGATCTTCTCCACCGTGGTCGGCGATTCCGTGGTCGCGCTGCACCGTCAGTATCGCGCCGCGGGACTCGATCCGGAAAAGATGCCGATGGCGAGCCTGACCACCTCCGAGAACGAGGTTGCGGCGATGGGCGGCGAGGCGGCCGCCGGTCACTTCACCTCGGCGCCGTACTTCATGGTGTACAAGTCGCCCGAGAACGAGAAATTCGTCGAGGCCTACAAGAAGCGCTGGGGCGCCGACAAGGTCACGCATTTCGTCTCCGAGGCCTGCTACTTCCAGACCTATCTGTTCAAGCAGGCGGTGGAGAAGCTTGCGACGAGCGACCTCACGCCCCCCACCATTCGCGATGCGGTCAAGGGACAGGAGACGATCGCGCCGCAGGGCAAGGTTCGCCTGGAGCCCGAGAACCTGCACACGTGGCTGTGGCCCAAGATCGCGCAGGCGAAATCGAACGGCCAGTTCGAAATCCTGGTCGAGGCCAAGGAATGGCTGAAGCCGGTGCCCTATGCCGCCTATCCCGGGCAGGTCTGTACCGACAAGGGACTGGTCGAGAAGAGCTGA